One stretch of Methanobacterium veterum DNA includes these proteins:
- a CDS encoding tetratricopeptide repeat protein, which produces MDKMDAKMAFDLGNTSYGQGRLEEAISYYKKAVSLFKNTNDPRREADALLGIGDSYISLNKPEEAQKYYNSSLNLYNAAADITGEGYALTGLGIVFERYKNYEEAREYYEKSIKKFQKAGDYKRAGMVSNLIANTFELQDAFEDAVMDYKRSLELFEKVKDREREARVKDAMRDIEPKRYRIRSSKKDIAALIVYFIAISAAEISVTYVNMQMGLVLEMVILFALLIHSSFHESYNFSTLLRSMMALPMIRIIGLSIPIMQIQPLYWFPIIAVPLFAASYTLIRAQKLTRKKIGLVLGNIPLQLTIALSGIILGFTEYLILKPAPLISTLSVETVLFGAVILTISTGFAEELLFRGILQKNAENVFGKVFGLLYASILFTALHVGWQSGLDLAFVFGVAIFYGYAFQKTRSLLGVTLSHGISNSFLFLIMPFIFPAVAPYLATIL; this is translated from the coding sequence GACTCGAAGAAGCAATTTCATATTACAAAAAAGCAGTAAGCTTATTTAAAAATACAAATGATCCTCGAAGGGAAGCAGATGCTCTTCTTGGAATAGGTGACAGTTATATATCGTTAAATAAACCTGAAGAGGCTCAAAAGTATTATAATTCTTCTCTAAATCTTTATAACGCTGCTGCTGATATAACTGGAGAAGGTTATGCTCTTACCGGGTTAGGCATTGTTTTTGAAAGATACAAAAATTATGAAGAAGCCCGTGAGTACTATGAAAAATCCATTAAAAAATTTCAGAAAGCGGGTGATTATAAACGCGCGGGAATGGTATCAAACCTTATAGCAAACACTTTTGAACTGCAGGATGCATTTGAAGATGCTGTGATGGATTATAAACGTTCTTTAGAGTTATTTGAAAAGGTTAAAGATCGTGAAAGGGAGGCCCGTGTTAAAGATGCAATGAGAGACATCGAACCCAAAAGATATCGTATTAGATCTTCTAAAAAAGATATAGCAGCACTTATTGTTTATTTCATCGCAATTTCTGCAGCAGAAATTTCTGTTACATATGTCAATATGCAAATGGGCCTTGTTTTAGAGATGGTTATACTATTTGCCCTTTTAATCCATTCTTCCTTTCATGAATCTTATAATTTTTCCACACTTCTTAGATCAATGATGGCTCTACCTATGATTAGAATAATTGGGCTTTCAATACCTATCATGCAGATACAGCCGCTTTACTGGTTCCCTATAATTGCTGTTCCGCTATTTGCTGCATCATATACTCTTATTAGAGCTCAAAAACTCACCCGAAAGAAAATAGGGTTAGTTTTAGGTAATATTCCTCTTCAACTAACTATCGCTTTAAGTGGGATTATTTTAGGGTTTACTGAGTATTTAATACTTAAACCTGCTCCATTAATCTCTACGCTTTCTGTAGAAACAGTTCTGTTTGGGGCTGTAATCCTTACAATATCAACAGGGTTTGCAGAAGAACTTCTGTTTCGAGGTATACTTCAAAAAAATGCAGAAAATGTATTTGGAAAGGTATTTGGCCTGCTTTATGCTTCCATACTCTTTACAGCGCTTCACGTTGGGTGGCAATCTGGTTTGGATTTAGCTTTCGTATTTGGAGTGGCTATATTTTATGGTTATGCTTTCCAGAAAACAAGAAGTTTGCTTGGGGTTACATTATCTCACGGAATCTCCAATTCATTCCTGTTTCTAATCATGCCATTTATCTTTCCAGCTGTAGCGCCTTATCTAGCAACTATCCTTTGA